From a single Brassica oleracea var. oleracea cultivar TO1000 chromosome C5, BOL, whole genome shotgun sequence genomic region:
- the LOC106294867 gene encoding F-box protein At1g30200 → MSYLLRSEPVSRIHPEPQPLDDIDHFDHLPDSLLLLIFDKVADVKDLGRCCIVSRRFHSLVPFVENVLVRVDCVISDDDDRRFSLNTASISDASAGGSFSALFRLVFAPIFKPFQALGQFLGPRRSLSSLEDETDQSGVTHHSPTQVLKNFAEIRFLRIELPTGELGIEDGILLKWRADFGSTLDNCMILGASSVTRSSSDLESPLLDDDNGNIPESFYTNGGLKLRVVWTISSLIAASARHYLLQPIITEHKTLDRLVLSDADGQGVLSMNREQLEELRVTPLSASSASKRTLVPALNMRLWYAPQLDLPDGTVLTGATLVAIRPSESKKEVCDASWLADAFEEPFGTAARMLIKRRTYCLEMNSF, encoded by the coding sequence ATGTCTTACCTTCTTCGCTCCGAACCCGTCTCTCGGATCCACCCGGAGCCTCAGCCCTTAGACGACATCGACCACTTCGACCATCTCCCCGACTCTCTCCTCCTCCTCATCTTCGATAAAGTCGCCGACGTCAAAGATCTCGGCCGCTGCTGCATCGTCTCCCGCAGATTCCACTCCCTCGTCCCTTTCGTCGAGAACGTCCTCGTCCGCGTCGACTGCGTCATCTCCGACGACGACGATCGTCGTTTCTCGCTAAACACCGCATCGATCTCCGACGCCTCCGCCGGTGGCTCCTTCTCCGCCTTGTTCCGCCTCGTCTTCGCTCCGATCTTCAAGCCGTTTCAAGCGCTGGGACAGTTCCTAGGGCCGAGACGATCGTTATCGTCTCTCGAGGACGAGACTGATCAGAGCGGCGTCACGCACCACTCGCCGACGCAGGTTCTGAAAAACTTCGCCGAGATTCGGTTTCTGAGGATCGAACTGCCGACGGGGGAGCTGGGGATCGAAGACGGTATCTTGCTGAAGTGGAGAGCTGACTTCGGATCCACGCTTGATAACTGCATGATACTCGGCGCGTCTTCCGTGACTCGGTCGAGTTCAGATCTCGAGAGTCCTCTTCTTGATGACGACAATGGTAACATACCTGAGTCGTTCTACACTAACGGAGGACTTAAGCTCCGTGTTGTCTGGACGATCAGCTCATTAATCGCCGCCTCGGCTCGGCATTATCTTCTTCAACCGATCATAACCGAGCACAAGACGTTGGATCGTCTTGTTCTGTCTGACGCTGATGGGCAGGGTGTCCTGTCTATGAACCGAGAACAGCTTGAGGAGCTTAGGGTGACTCCTTTGTCCGCTTCTTCAGCTTCGAAGCGGACGCTTGTGCCGGCGTTGAACATGAGGCTGTGGTATGCGCCGCAGTTGGATTTACCTGATGGCACTGTTCTGACAGGTGCGACGTTGGTGGCTATTAGGCCGAGCGAGTCGAAGAAGGAAGTTTGTGATGCTTCTTGGTTGGCTGATGCATTTGAGGAACCGTTTGGGACCGCTGCGAGGATGTTGATCAAGAGGAGGACTTATTGTCTGGAGATGAACTCGTTTTGA